In Streptomyces sp. NBC_01717, one DNA window encodes the following:
- a CDS encoding ABC transporter ATP-binding protein, which translates to MTTTVTEATTAQAAVVSFDQVSKVYGDVRAVDGLSLDLHPGETVALLGPNGAGKSSTLDLLLGLRTADSGTVRLFGTSPQEAIARGRVGAMLQSGGLMEDVTVEEIVRLVCDLHPRPYPVSDVLARAGIASIADRMVNKLSGGQEQRVRFALATAGANDLIVLDEPTTGMDVTARQAFWATMREQAEQGRTVLFATHYLEEADAIADRVLVLHKGRLLADGTAAEIKAKAGARRISFELEGPVDEAALRDLPFLSTLDISGNRVRIQSHNADATVHAVYALGLYPRELEVAGLGLEQAFVAITEAEEARTA; encoded by the coding sequence ATGACAACGACAGTCACCGAAGCCACCACCGCGCAAGCGGCCGTGGTCAGCTTCGACCAGGTCAGCAAGGTATACGGGGACGTGCGCGCCGTCGACGGGCTCTCCCTCGACCTGCACCCCGGCGAGACCGTGGCGCTCCTCGGCCCCAACGGCGCCGGAAAGTCCTCCACCCTCGATCTGCTCCTCGGCCTGCGCACCGCGGACTCCGGCACGGTCCGGCTCTTCGGTACGTCCCCGCAGGAGGCGATCGCCCGGGGCCGGGTCGGCGCGATGCTGCAGAGCGGCGGCCTGATGGAGGACGTCACGGTCGAGGAGATCGTCCGGCTCGTCTGCGATCTGCACCCGCGGCCGTACCCGGTCTCCGACGTCCTGGCCCGCGCCGGCATCGCGTCGATCGCCGACCGGATGGTCAACAAGCTCTCCGGCGGCCAGGAGCAGCGCGTACGGTTCGCGCTCGCCACCGCCGGGGCCAACGACCTGATCGTTCTCGACGAGCCGACCACCGGCATGGATGTCACCGCCCGCCAGGCCTTCTGGGCCACCATGCGCGAGCAGGCCGAGCAGGGCCGTACCGTCCTGTTCGCCACGCACTACCTCGAAGAGGCCGATGCGATCGCGGACCGCGTCCTCGTGCTCCACAAGGGCCGGCTCCTCGCCGACGGCACCGCGGCCGAGATCAAGGCGAAGGCCGGGGCCCGCCGGATCTCCTTCGAGCTGGAGGGCCCGGTCGACGAAGCGGCCCTGCGCGACCTGCCGTTCCTGTCCACGCTCGACATCAGCGGCAACAGGGTCCGAATCCAGTCGCACAACGCCGACGCGACCGTCCACGCGGTCTACGCGCTCGGCCTCTACCCGCGCGAACTCGAAGTCGCAGGACTCGGCCTGGAGCAGGCCTTCGTCGCCATCACCGAGGCCGAGGAGGCCAGGACCGCATGA